The genomic stretch AGATCTTGCTATGTTTGTTATAATGATTGCTATCTCTAGTCGTTATATGGGAGTACTTTGTTCTTCCCTGTGTTTTACTCTAtttggatttgtttcttctttgattctctATTTCCTCGCTACGTCTCTATTTTTGCCTTATTGAATTTTtatcttccttttttctcttatacttttttttggtaCTTAACCAGAGCAGTGAACTAGGGTTCGGGTGCTTGTACCCGGGTTCAAAGAGTATAACCACGTTCCAGTACATGAATAGCTAACAAAAATACCTCTGATAGAAaattcaaaaaagaaagatatcgGATAGAAAGAAGACTGTGCATGCTTCAAGATTTCCACCATAATAGTAACAAATGTACAGGACtgacaaaaagaaaagcacaTAAAAAGAATGAGGCGCACCCGATTTGAACGGATAACCTTTCGATCTGGAGTCGCTGTGATAATTGTTAGAATGAGGTTTCTTCATGTGTGAAAGTAATGGTAACTTACAACGCGCTACCGTTGCGCCAGCGCCCCAACAGGTTGTAATTTTTTGAAATTTTAACACTTATCAATCTGCCGAAAGGAGAGCTATGTTTACAAcctttgtatgtacatacatcttTGTATGCTCAACAACCTCATGTATTTTCCCGGAACACCGCACTTGTTATAGGTTTTTAGCTTGCTGCTCACTCGAAGTCTTACTCCTTGACTTAACATTACCGGTATGGTATACCGGGAAGTACTTCCAAATTTCCAATTCAACTTAGGTACATTAGCTATTTCGTGGCCTTTCAGACGGCGTCCGTTGGATTTGGGCGGTAGTTGCTATGTCGTAATAGATCGCACTATGTGAAAATATAGCAGAGAATGGACTACACTTACGACATTCACTACGCTCGTCTTGTAGATAGTACCATGTGAATCGACATAAGTAGCTTGCCCTAGtgaaatatcaaaatcaagaaaaccAGTCTACAACTCCCTCtcaacagcatcagccaTATCGCCAAGCGTATCAAACTTCCAATCATAAACCGTATCCTCCAAATTCCCCATCAAAGCCCCCGGCCTCTCAATCCAAGAAGACTTAAGCCCCACTTTCTTCgcaggatgatgatcatggaACTGACTCTGCGCCGTCTGAAGCACCTGTTCCGCCTCGACCCCAAAGTGTTCCTTAACAGCTTTCAACATATACTCAAAGTTAGCCAGATTAGGTTTATACGACCCCACATCCTGCGCCGTGATAACCAAATCAAACGGAAACCCCTGCAAGCTTCCAGCATTGGTCTTCTGGAACGACTCCCGGTCCACATTTGAAAGCACGACCAGTTTGTAGCGCTTCGACAGACGCTTCAATGCCTCCACAGTATCCGGGAATGCAGGCCACTCGCCAACTGATTCACCGAAGcggttgctttcttctgcGGTAGGAGGGTCAAGGGCCAGGCGAGAGGCGATTTGCGGGTGGATTGTGGAGAGGAGTTGTGAATAGGGCATGCCTGGGGTCTTGGTTTGTTGGGATTTTTCGAGCTCTTGATAGAGCTTGAGGAAGTCTGATCGTGTTATTTGCGCGTTGTTGGAGGCTAGGGTTGGTTGGATTGCGTTCCAGACGCCGGTTTCCCAGTCGATTAGGGTACCGTAGACGTCGAAGGAGAGGAGGCGGTAGTTGGTGAGCTTGGACATGGTGGTTTATCTTGAggttttggctttggaggaatgggagaatGATCTTAGTTGTtggatggcttcttcttgttcttcttgggggGTTTTATATGTTTGATATGCGACGGGCTGAGTGTGTATAGTCCTTGGCCCGGGTGCAGTTACCCGGCCGTAATTCACTGCGGGGAAATAGTACTTCTTCTCGACTCCCGGCTCGGGTGTTGATTCTTGTCAAATTATCAGGTCTTGGTATATCAAACTTGTAGCCGGTGTCTCTTTACTTGACAATGACTTGTATCGTGAGTCACTccggatgacgaggagggcTCGGAAAGCTGTCAGGGTCGTTGTTTTGATCAAAAGCCGGCTAGCATGCATGTAAGCGAACTGAGTCCCAGATGCGAACGTCATGGAAAGGGTACAGATCCAGCAGGCTACACAAGTCTGCTTCCTAAATTCAATCTGGGCAAGCAAAACATTCACTCTGTATATATTTGTGTATCTCTAAGTTCGAAGATGACGGTCAACCCTGAACCATCCGTACCTTCTATGCAGACGGCCGTTCCTGGTCCGTTAACAAATACTACTAAGTCGGAAATAGATGACTTACGCCCCCTAGTTTGGTCGACATAGATTGATACTCCGTCTTTCAAGTGGCCCCAGGCCTCTTGATGACTGGGGGGAGATGCAGCAACTTGGTTTCCAGTTATATTGTCAGAGCCTCATGATGTGGACTTACTGAAGGACCAATAGTTCACATAGAGGGTTCCCATAATCAACCCGTCAAATCATGTGCTATTTGTCGGCGCTTAAATCTTGGGATAGTATTGGGTAGTAGTATGTCGCCAGCCTCGCGACAAAATAAATCAGAATACACTAGGAACTAATTCACACTCTATTGCAGCTTGGTCACATTTAGATATTCCTCGTCTACCAGTCGTTATTCTATCATGGGCATAGAATTATCACTAGTGAGACGGACCCCTTGGTGTCTGGGTCATTATGACTTTGCTCAGTATCTATACCGGATCGCCCAAGTAGATCTGAGACCAGCGATGAAGCCTAATTTCTCCGAAGTTGCTACATAGTCTATTACACCTAGCCACTGCCTTTTTTGCAATGATATCGCGTATCCCATTTTGCCGTTTTCCCTTTATTTCGGAGGGTTTATGTTTTGTTAGCCCCTAAACTCGTACCCGTCCGTCCATTTATCCTTCCCGAACAAGTGCCTTAAGTTCTAACTGTACATATAGAGTTATGTCTCCAGAACCCGCCACTGGCAGGCTCCGATGGTCACGCTCTATTATTATCAAGTTGACCAAGGAAATTCGTGTGGGCTGTGATAAAAGATCCCAGATTTTTGTTGTCAAATGCTTGAATAACTCCAACTCTCCTTATGTACCAATTGATCAAAACATGGTCGCCAAAATATATGATCCACTCTATCATGACTTCTCTTTCAACGATGAAGACCCCTTTCTTGGGGTCGATTATGACTACACCCATGAGTGTGCCGCTTATATGCATCTGTCGAACCTGCAGGGCTCAGTTATTCCTAGATTTTTCGGTTCGTACACCTTGACAATAAACTTGGGTGAGAATTCTCGCCATGTTCGATTGATTTTGATCGAGCATATTGATGGTCTCTCCATGGATAGATTGAACCCTGAAATGTTTCCAAGGGAAGAACGTCAAGAGATCATGAAACAAATAATCAATGGAGAATCTTCACTTTACACGAAATATGTCTTGCACGAGGATCTCTGCCCAAGaaatatcatcatccaacgaAACACAACATTGGGGGTATTCATTATTGATCTAGGGAAGTCGGTTATTGGACGATCGCAATCCATCTAACTCCAAAAAGGAGAAGCAATACCATCCTGGCGTTGCAATTAGCCCTCTACTCAGATGGAATGTCGTTTATCGTCGCCAAGCTTACTTTCACGAATGGATTGACTGGCCATGGCAGGCCTGGCTTGAGGCTCAATACAAGGACACCGAGGCAACTATTACAGCGGAACAACGGGAAATATGGGCAATCGAAGATTGGATGCTGGAAGCAAAGGGCCCCCCTCCTATAGAGTAGGAATTCATCCAGGGCATCATGGAAAGCACGTGGGAACAAATCTGTTTTTGATTAGTAGACATTTTGACTGACAGCTCAATCCTTATTGATCTCAATGACTCGACTTCTTAGAGCAAGAGTCGTGTGATTTGCTATACAGGTGCTTTACTCGCAGCTGACTCGTAGTTTTGTGCCTCAGTATAATAGCAGCCTTGAAGTAAATACTCATCCCCCGGATAAGGGTCTTAAGCACACAAGATCCAATGCTATCTATGTGCTTCATGTAGCTCGCGAGATTACATCTATATGTGAGTCAAATATTATGATCTACTATGACCAACATACATACCTTCTCAAAGCCATATTAAAATCTCTATTCAGGGCATTCCTTCCAAACACGAAACCGCTCTTTTTTCTGTGTTTTACCTGTGAAATGTAGGAGGTTAATGGTACCAATCATTTGGTCTGACCTTCTTGAAATTAGCcttcaagatcatccaagcTGTAGGAAAGCATGCCGATCCCTCTAATTTCAGCCTGGTCACATTTCTAAGCGACAATCGCTGGCAGTCTTGGGGGTGGTGACCTTTAGGCCACGATAGGTTAGCGTAGGGAACCATTGTCGACTAGGGTTACGGTCCTCCAGGGATTCCATTGTCTGAGTGTCTGAACTGCTGCATCCCGGGTCTGATTCCGAATCCGAATCCGGTCGAACTCTCTCAAAAGGACGGTCTTAGATAAGAAGGGCGAAATTGGAGCGGTGAGCACGATACGTATACAATCGTTGTTGTTCTTTTGTACAGTACTTGGAGTAGATTTGGAAAAGTGGgtataaattatataaatatcGTCTCGGGAACCCACAGATCAACATCGAATTAATTTCGCTCTGTTATTGTTTGCTCTTGTCGCCTATCAATTCAATTCTAAAGAGGATTAAGCCGTTGAGTTGTtaatattattgttattattgagaacaaaaggagagggggggggggaaagggaaaaaaaggaaaaaaaaaaacacgGACAAGAAGCAAAGTTGGGACTAGTGTACTTTGGGCGAAAGGCTGGAAGAATCGAATGAATCCATAGGCCCAGACAAATCCGCTCAAAAAGAAGGTGTCAAAATGCCGTTAGCACCAAATGCACTGCTTACGAGTTTACATAAAACAGCAATACAATCGCCTGACGGACACCTGACTGACGGATCACGGTTTCCCTACcgttttgtttttcttctcccaataAATCCTCCCGCTTCTTCGTTGCCCAACATCACCTCTACCCCCGTTTCCCCTATCTCAATCCCATCGTCTCCCCTACAATCCCTTTTTCTTACCCCCTAATACCTTTTTGTATCGCGATacttcatccttcttcacaaTGCGTGAGATCGTAAGTTTGTTTGGGGCAGTCACGGagctcttcttttccccactCCTCCCCCGCCGTTCCATCTCCAACGTGATCAACATGACAATGCTAACTCCCTCAAGGTGCACCTCCAAACTGGCCAGTGTGTAAGTAAACCACTTGCAATATTTGATGGAAGATAACTGAGTCATCGCGCTCTTTTTATAGGGTAACCAAGTTGGTACCGCCTTCTGGTAAGTCCAATATTGATCCATCCTTTTCACATGCTTAACAGGCAGGGTGTTTTTAATGGAACGCATATTGACGTTTTTAAGGCAAATAATCTCTGGCGAACATGGCCTCGACGCGTCTGGAGTGTGAGTAACATGAGCTATGACGTGACGGACTTCTCCTAATTGATTCTCAGGTACACTGGCTCCAACGACCAAGAACTGGAGCGGATGAATGTCTATTTCAATGAGGTAGCTAAGCTTCTCTAAATCGTGTGTACTACTGCCGCTCACCAATCCACTAGGTCGGCAACCAGAAATATGTTCCCCGCGCGGTCCTCGTGGACTTGGAGCCCGGCACGATGGACGCCGTCCGTGCTGGTCCGTTTGGACAGCTTTTCCGACCGGACAACTTCGTATTCGGCCAGTCAAGCGCGGGAAATAACTGGGCAAAGGGTCACTATACGGAAGGTGCTGAATTGGTTGATTCTGTTGTGGATGTCGTTCGTCGTGAAGCCGAAAGCTGTGACTGTCTGCAAGGATTCCAGATCACACACTCCCTTGGAGGTGGTACGGGTTCCGGTATGGGAACTCTTTTGATCTCGAAGATACGTGAGGAATTCCCGGATCGTATGATGGCCACTTTCTCTGTGGCGCCTTCGCCGAAGGTCTCGGATACAGTGGTGGAGCCATACAACGC from Aspergillus oryzae RIB40 DNA, chromosome 1 encodes the following:
- a CDS encoding uncharacterized protein (predicted hydrolase (HAD superfamily)); protein product: MSKLTNYRLLSFDVYGTLIDWETGVWNAIQPTLASNNAQITRSDFLKLYQELEKSQQTKTPGMPYSQLLSTIHPQIASRLALDPPTAEESNRFGESVGEWPAFPDTVEALKRLSKRYKLVVLSNVDRESFQKTNAGSLQGFPFDLVITAQDVGSYKPNLANFEYMLKAVKEHFGVEAEQVLQTAQSQFHDHHPAKKVGLKSSWIERPGALMGNLEDTVYDWKFDTLGDMADAVEREL
- a CDS encoding uncharacterized protein (predicted protein), encoding MSPEPATGRLRWSRSIIIKLTKEIRVGCDKRSQIFVVKCLNNSNSPYVPIDQNMVAKIYDPLYHDFSFNDEDPFLGVDYDYTHECAAYMHLSNLQGSVIPRFFGSYTLTINLGENSRHVRLILIEHIDGLSMDRLNPEMFPREERQEIMKQIINGESSLYTKYVLHEDLCPRNIIIQRNTTLGVFIIDLGKSVIGRSQSI